From Dehalococcoidia bacterium, one genomic window encodes:
- a CDS encoding alcohol dehydrogenase family protein, which produces MKAVTFQGPYQVEVREVPEPQLEEPTDAIIRVTTAAICGSDLHVYTGRMPMPLTGWVLGHEYVGVVEAVGERVPNLRPGDRVVGAFLASCGRCFYCLRGWPSQCPSQKVLGFGVGPGAQAQRMRVPFAHFTLEKVPQDVPDEKAIFVGDVLATGYFAALRGGIKPGDVVVVIGCGPVGLMAQMCARLFSPKAVIAIDSVPERLELASQLGAVAVDMSRADPLQVVREHTEGRGADVVIEAVGSVESISSCFTYVRGGGTISVVGVFSEPQFPFPMFQAFLRDISFHIGVCPSRNFMAPLLGLIADGRLDPSVVVTHVLPLDEAPLGYDLFAHRREGCIKVLLKP; this is translated from the coding sequence ATGAAAGCGGTCACTTTTCAGGGCCCTTACCAGGTGGAGGTGCGGGAGGTGCCCGAGCCCCAACTGGAGGAGCCCACCGATGCCATCATCAGGGTGACTACAGCAGCCATCTGCGGCTCCGACCTCCACGTCTATACGGGGCGCATGCCCATGCCCCTGACTGGTTGGGTGTTGGGCCACGAGTACGTAGGGGTGGTGGAGGCGGTGGGGGAGAGAGTGCCCAACCTGCGCCCCGGCGACCGGGTGGTGGGGGCATTTTTGGCCAGCTGCGGGCGCTGCTTCTATTGCTTGCGGGGCTGGCCCAGCCAGTGCCCTAGCCAGAAGGTCTTGGGCTTCGGAGTGGGGCCGGGGGCTCAGGCCCAGCGTATGCGCGTCCCCTTCGCCCACTTCACCCTGGAGAAGGTGCCACAGGATGTGCCCGATGAGAAGGCCATTTTCGTGGGCGACGTCCTGGCCACTGGCTACTTCGCCGCCCTGCGCGGCGGGATAAAGCCTGGGGATGTGGTGGTGGTGATAGGGTGTGGGCCGGTGGGGCTCATGGCCCAAATGTGCGCCCGCCTCTTCTCCCCCAAGGCCGTCATCGCCATCGACTCCGTGCCTGAGCGATTGGAGCTGGCCTCTCAGCTGGGGGCTGTGGCCGTGGACATGTCGCGTGCCGACCCCCTTCAGGTGGTGCGGGAGCACACCGAGGGGCGGGGCGCCGATGTGGTCATAGAGGCCGTAGGCAGCGTGGAGTCCATCAGCTCCTGTTTCACATATGTGCGGGGCGGGGGCACCATATCGGTGGTGGGGGTGTTCTCGGAGCCCCAGTTCCCCTTCCCCATGTTCCAGGCCTTCTTGCGGGACATCTCCTTCCACATCGGCGTCTGCCCCTCCCGCAACTTCATGGCCCCCCTTCTGGGCCTCATCGCCGATGGGCGTCTGGACCCCTCGGTGGTGGTGACCCACGTCCTCCCCCTGGACGAGGCACCCCTGGGGTACGACCTGTTCGCACACCGACGTGAGGGATGCATAAAGGTGCTCCTCAAGCCCTAG
- a CDS encoding ribonucleotide reductase N-terminal alpha domain-containing protein has product MDGIPLTENARIVLERRYLAKDERGQPVETPEGLFRRVAHNIAQAERLYQPLEDERQVAYWEEEFYRLMASLDFLPNSPTLMNAGRELQQLAACFVLPVEDSIESIFETIKHTALIHKTGGGTGFSFSRLRPEGDRVRTTMGVASGPVSFIKVFDAATEAIKQGGTRRGANMGILHISHPDIEKFITLKVDGRTLPNFNISVAVSDAFMQAVEEDREWELINPRTGQAVGRRRARQLFDLIVDSAWRCGDPGLVFIDRINADNPTPHLGHIEATNPCVPGDTWVMTKEGPRQVRELLGRRCHLLIHGQPFETTSAGFFFTGRRPLVRVSTYEGYSLRLTPDHLVLRVRRLAGRIIKEWVPASRLRPGDRIALNDHRALAGWPGPHGEQEGYQMGLLLGHMRAQQAGLPLGHRQGHGGIMAAVSQGARAGASPRHARTRAGAWAEERGLSRGHWGNLATALPSPTTANAKAILPALERRSSAFYRGFLRGLFDAAGYVRCHPRQGVRIGLALEDRRWLQAVQRMLLRLGIVSTIRLGRDGGAAMLWRARGGQGRRQPRHELVIGGQGAWRYAELIGFADAHKGRNLARLLSLGHGLPRQRFVARVKAVTPAGEEPVYDVQVPGAHAFDANGFLVHNCGEQPLLPYESCTLGSINLLRFVRTDGDKPRVDWERLARVIPICVRFLDNVVDMNRYPIPQIEEATKRTRKIGLGVMGWHDMLLRLGIPYDSEEALSLAEELMRFLQEKANEASLALGEERGPYPAWEGSRHYPHLPYRNATRTTIAPTGTISIIAGCSSGIEPLFSLAFYRHHYLDPHDPSKVTRLREVNPYFVEVAQREGFYSEELLDYLAAGGRLQDRPEVPDWAKRLFVTALDIDPSWHIRMQAAFQRHVDNAVSKTINMPRTATREDVARAFWLAYKEGVKGITVFREGSRPMAVLSHATANLRGPEQETAEAARDMGASATRPLPYRERLPDERRSITHKFQVGDQEGYITVGLYEDGRPGEIFIKMAKEGSTVSGLMDAVALLTSVALQYGVPLGDLARKLKNTRFEPYGPTNNPRIPWATSVLDYIFRWLEMKFAPTGEVVSPHLGEPLNPAMHPDEQTGMTCPECGALLVYQEGCLVCRSCGYTKCG; this is encoded by the coding sequence ATGGATGGCATCCCCCTTACCGAGAACGCCCGCATCGTCCTCGAGCGCCGTTACCTGGCCAAGGACGAGAGGGGACAGCCCGTGGAGACGCCGGAGGGGCTGTTCCGACGGGTGGCCCACAACATCGCCCAGGCTGAGCGTCTCTACCAGCCCCTAGAGGACGAGCGACAGGTGGCCTACTGGGAGGAGGAGTTCTACCGCCTCATGGCCAGCCTGGACTTTCTCCCCAACTCTCCCACCCTTATGAACGCCGGGCGCGAACTACAGCAGTTGGCCGCCTGCTTCGTCCTGCCGGTGGAGGACTCCATCGAAAGCATCTTCGAGACCATCAAGCACACCGCCCTCATCCACAAGACGGGAGGAGGCACCGGCTTCTCCTTCTCCCGCCTGCGACCAGAGGGGGACAGGGTGCGCACCACCATGGGGGTGGCCTCCGGGCCGGTCTCCTTCATTAAGGTGTTCGACGCCGCCACCGAGGCCATAAAGCAGGGAGGGACTCGCCGCGGGGCCAACATGGGGATCCTCCACATCTCCCACCCCGACATCGAGAAGTTCATAACCTTGAAAGTAGACGGCCGCACCCTGCCCAACTTCAACATCTCTGTGGCTGTCTCCGACGCGTTCATGCAGGCGGTGGAGGAGGACAGGGAATGGGAGCTCATAAACCCCCGCACGGGGCAGGCGGTAGGTAGGCGGCGCGCTCGCCAGCTCTTCGACCTCATAGTGGACAGCGCCTGGCGCTGCGGCGACCCCGGCCTGGTGTTCATCGACCGTATCAACGCTGACAACCCCACACCCCACCTGGGCCATATAGAGGCCACCAATCCCTGCGTCCCTGGCGACACCTGGGTCATGACCAAGGAGGGGCCGCGCCAGGTGAGGGAGCTGCTGGGAAGGCGGTGTCACCTGCTGATCCATGGCCAGCCCTTTGAGACCACCTCGGCAGGCTTCTTCTTCACCGGCAGACGCCCCCTGGTGCGGGTCAGCACCTATGAGGGCTATAGCCTCCGCCTCACCCCGGATCACTTGGTGCTGCGGGTAAGACGGCTGGCCGGCCGCATCATCAAGGAGTGGGTGCCGGCAAGTCGCCTCCGCCCTGGGGACCGCATCGCCCTCAACGACCACCGCGCCTTGGCTGGCTGGCCGGGGCCGCATGGCGAGCAGGAGGGGTATCAGATGGGCCTCCTCCTTGGCCACATGAGGGCCCAGCAGGCAGGGCTCCCCTTGGGGCACCGGCAGGGCCATGGAGGGATTATGGCTGCTGTCAGCCAGGGGGCCAGGGCCGGTGCTAGCCCGCGGCACGCCCGCACACGGGCAGGGGCCTGGGCTGAGGAGAGGGGCCTCTCCCGGGGCCATTGGGGGAACCTGGCCACCGCCCTGCCCTCGCCTACCACTGCTAATGCTAAAGCGATCCTGCCTGCCCTGGAGAGGAGATCCTCCGCCTTCTACAGGGGGTTTTTGCGCGGGCTCTTCGACGCTGCGGGTTATGTGCGGTGCCATCCCCGCCAGGGGGTGAGGATTGGCCTGGCCCTAGAGGACCGGCGGTGGCTGCAAGCAGTGCAGCGCATGCTCCTCCGCTTGGGCATCGTCAGCACCATCCGCCTTGGCCGAGATGGGGGCGCGGCCATGTTATGGCGGGCCCGCGGCGGCCAGGGCCGCCGCCAGCCCCGGCACGAGCTAGTCATAGGCGGCCAAGGGGCGTGGCGCTACGCTGAGCTTATAGGCTTTGCCGATGCCCATAAGGGGAGGAACCTGGCAAGGCTCCTCTCCCTGGGCCATGGTCTCCCCCGCCAGCGCTTCGTGGCCAGAGTGAAGGCGGTGACCCCCGCCGGTGAGGAGCCCGTCTACGACGTGCAGGTCCCGGGGGCCCACGCCTTCGATGCCAACGGCTTTCTGGTCCATAACTGTGGCGAACAGCCCCTGTTGCCCTACGAGTCATGCACCTTGGGCTCCATCAACCTCCTGCGCTTCGTGCGCACCGACGGCGACAAGCCCCGCGTGGACTGGGAGCGCCTGGCGCGGGTGATCCCCATCTGCGTGCGTTTCTTGGACAACGTGGTGGACATGAACCGCTATCCCATACCCCAGATCGAGGAGGCCACCAAGCGGACACGCAAGATCGGTCTGGGGGTCATGGGCTGGCACGACATGCTGCTGCGCCTGGGCATCCCATATGACTCTGAAGAGGCCCTCTCCTTGGCCGAGGAGCTGATGCGCTTCCTACAGGAGAAAGCCAACGAGGCGTCGCTGGCCCTGGGGGAGGAGAGGGGGCCTTACCCGGCGTGGGAAGGCTCTCGCCACTATCCCCACCTTCCCTACCGCAACGCCACCCGCACCACCATCGCCCCCACAGGCACCATCTCCATCATCGCTGGCTGTTCCTCGGGCATTGAGCCCCTTTTCTCCCTGGCCTTTTACCGGCACCACTATCTGGATCCCCATGACCCTTCCAAGGTGACCCGCCTGCGGGAGGTGAATCCCTACTTCGTGGAGGTGGCCCAGAGGGAGGGGTTCTACTCCGAGGAGCTCCTGGACTACCTGGCGGCCGGGGGCAGGTTGCAGGACCGCCCGGAGGTGCCCGATTGGGCCAAGAGGCTTTTCGTCACCGCCCTGGACATCGACCCGTCATGGCACATACGCATGCAGGCCGCCTTCCAACGCCATGTGGATAACGCCGTCTCCAAGACCATCAACATGCCCCGCACCGCCACCAGGGAGGACGTGGCCCGGGCCTTCTGGCTGGCCTATAAGGAGGGGGTAAAGGGCATCACCGTGTTTCGTGAGGGGTCCCGCCCCATGGCCGTCCTCTCCCACGCCACGGCCAACCTTCGGGGCCCCGAACAAGAGACGGCGGAGGCGGCACGGGACATGGGGGCCAGCGCCACCCGCCCCCTCCCCTATCGGGAGCGCCTCCCCGATGAGCGGCGGTCCATCACCCATAAGTTCCAGGTGGGGGACCAGGAGGGCTACATCACTGTGGGCCTCTATGAGGATGGGCGGCCAGGGGAGATCTTCATCAAGATGGCCAAGGAGGGCTCCACCGTCTCCGGGCTCATGGATGCCGTGGCCCTCCTCACGTCCGTGGCCCTCCAGTATGGTGTGCCGCTGGGAGACCTGGCCCGCAAGCTCAAGAACACCCGCTTTGAGCCCTACGGGCCCACCAACAACCCCCGCATCCCCTGGGCTACCTCTGTCCTGGACTATATCTTCCGCTGGCTGGAGATGAAGTTCGCTCCAACAGGGGAGGTAGTAAGCCCCCATCTGGGCGAGCCCCTGAACCCAGCCATGCACCCCGATGAGCAGACGGGCATGACCTGCCCCGAGTGCGGGGCCCTGCTAGTCTATCAGGAGGGATGCCTCGTCTGCCGCAGCTGCGGCTACACTAAGTGTGGATAA
- a CDS encoding DUF488 family protein, with translation MVRLKRVYDPPSPEDGHRYLVDRLWPRGITKEALQIKGWLRDLAPSHSLRRWFGHDPAKWPQFQARYRQELATPQRQAVLQQLAQEARRGTVTLVYGAQDREHNNAVVIKAVLEEMMEES, from the coding sequence ATGGTAAGGCTCAAAAGGGTCTATGACCCTCCTTCACCGGAAGACGGCCATCGCTATCTGGTGGACCGGCTCTGGCCCCGGGGGATAACTAAGGAGGCCCTGCAGATCAAGGGCTGGCTGCGCGACCTCGCCCCCAGCCACTCCCTCCGCCGCTGGTTCGGCCATGACCCAGCTAAGTGGCCCCAGTTCCAGGCCCGCTATCGCCAGGAGCTGGCCACCCCCCAACGCCAGGCGGTGCTGCAGCAGCTGGCGCAAGAGGCCCGTAGGGGCACCGTCACCCTGGTGTATGGTGCCCAGGACAGGGAGCACAACAACGCTGTGGTCATCAAGGCCGTCCTGGAAGAGATGATGGAGGAGTCATGA
- a CDS encoding AAA family ATPase, which produces MALARLLTIPFVISVGLGAFLITYYAFHVSLFGAAIYGLISFLLTCAFLFSLGILYQRADLDPLLRRGPILSPEERRAALERSLEEVRRHAAQAQCWKNRRVFYQNAAMVALVLVGIAAMGRHFFGLFPHEVFIVPLPVLVGMGALAALLLPRFLLVVLLLAGVAVAMMALGLGPEFVLFLVPYLLTFPLLLVINFLILFGPLAIFNLMQIKIIRPGEATWGVSLDDVRGQEEAKRQIITALRIFASAEGQKLVELGGRPERGILMVGPPGTGKTLIAKAIASTLSAPIIITNGSAFLSTFLAIDVLVMMYMRLRAEALAKEFGRVVVFIDEAEMLLQRRGGMVPAPTQGAAGRWASIWRIFDYDDMGCISPCGLMFDHPEARESFWERKFPPRQQTAPQVIPFPFFGGAGGFSMAIFPFLVWLDGMDSPPLLARLVRSKVNELLDVLFVPPYIRLGNTTIYLRLPPARPPTHHIYFFAATNRPHLIDPAMRRPGRFGKTVVFTTPGEAEREDIADLYFSKVAHHPSLDDPERRKEFARVTVGLSPAEIEQVIRDAVNYRHDHIQRLMEVKAAVEAGRPLDRDAQKFWERYRHELEQPDWDRPWVTWDALMESLAALRHGMAKPTRTTERNRERTAYHEFAGHFLPLRYFCGEWYRPVVLSIMPRGEALGMVAHVPIEEHDPQPQHVLEGLLRVSVGSIVAERLFFKDNDPGVSKDLENATRIAAAMVGLFGMVPRRCTAEEYRRYQRIGESILSVANSHPLLPMDGQSFVASTLSSPRKREHVCVLLGQAFVDVYRLLRKNRHLVPPVVQELLLKDELVGRDLERLWEMQEIRPLLPEDKAIWPEEEVAPENPFYRNPDGAQALGIT; this is translated from the coding sequence GTGGCCCTCGCCCGCCTCTTGACCATCCCCTTTGTCATCTCGGTGGGGCTGGGCGCTTTCCTCATCACCTACTACGCCTTCCATGTCTCCCTCTTCGGAGCGGCCATCTACGGCCTCATATCCTTCTTGCTGACGTGCGCCTTCCTCTTCAGCTTGGGCATCCTATACCAGCGGGCCGATCTAGACCCCCTGCTGCGGCGGGGGCCCATCCTCAGCCCTGAGGAGCGCAGGGCTGCCCTTGAGCGGTCGCTGGAGGAGGTAAGGCGCCACGCTGCCCAGGCCCAGTGCTGGAAGAATCGTCGCGTCTTTTACCAGAACGCCGCCATGGTGGCCCTGGTGCTGGTGGGCATAGCCGCCATGGGGCGGCACTTCTTCGGCCTGTTCCCACATGAGGTGTTCATCGTCCCTCTGCCCGTGCTGGTGGGCATGGGGGCGCTGGCGGCCCTCCTTCTGCCACGTTTCCTGCTGGTGGTGCTGCTACTGGCAGGGGTGGCCGTGGCCATGATGGCCCTGGGGCTAGGGCCTGAGTTCGTCCTGTTCCTGGTGCCATACTTGCTCACCTTCCCCCTGCTGCTGGTCATCAACTTCCTCATCCTCTTCGGGCCCCTGGCCATCTTCAACCTGATGCAGATCAAGATCATCCGCCCGGGGGAGGCCACCTGGGGCGTCTCCCTGGACGATGTACGTGGGCAGGAAGAGGCCAAGAGGCAGATCATCACCGCCCTGCGCATCTTCGCCTCGGCCGAGGGACAGAAGCTGGTGGAGTTGGGGGGGCGGCCTGAGCGAGGCATCCTGATGGTGGGGCCGCCGGGCACAGGCAAGACCCTCATCGCCAAGGCCATCGCCAGCACTCTGAGCGCCCCCATCATCATCACCAACGGCTCGGCCTTCCTCTCCACCTTCCTGGCCATCGACGTGCTGGTGATGATGTACATGCGGCTGCGGGCCGAGGCCCTGGCCAAAGAGTTCGGCCGGGTGGTGGTGTTTATCGACGAGGCGGAGATGCTGCTGCAGCGTCGGGGTGGGATGGTGCCGGCCCCCACCCAGGGTGCAGCCGGTCGGTGGGCCAGCATCTGGCGCATCTTTGACTACGACGACATGGGGTGCATCTCCCCCTGTGGGCTCATGTTCGACCATCCGGAGGCGCGGGAGTCCTTCTGGGAGCGCAAGTTCCCGCCGCGGCAGCAAACGGCGCCTCAGGTGATACCTTTCCCCTTCTTCGGCGGCGCGGGCGGGTTCTCCATGGCCATCTTCCCCTTCCTGGTGTGGTTGGACGGCATGGACTCGCCACCCCTCCTCGCGCGGCTGGTGCGCAGCAAGGTCAACGAGTTGCTGGACGTGCTGTTCGTTCCCCCATACATTCGGCTGGGCAACACCACCATCTACCTGCGATTGCCGCCGGCACGTCCCCCCACCCACCACATCTACTTCTTCGCTGCCACCAACCGCCCCCACCTGATAGACCCGGCCATGCGCCGGCCGGGGCGCTTCGGCAAGACAGTGGTGTTCACCACCCCCGGCGAGGCCGAGAGGGAGGACATTGCCGACCTCTACTTCTCCAAGGTAGCCCATCACCCAAGTCTGGACGACCCTGAGCGCCGCAAGGAGTTCGCCCGCGTCACCGTGGGGCTGAGCCCGGCCGAGATCGAGCAAGTTATACGCGACGCCGTCAACTATCGGCACGACCATATCCAGCGCCTAATGGAGGTGAAGGCGGCGGTGGAGGCGGGCCGCCCCCTAGACAGGGACGCCCAGAAGTTCTGGGAGCGCTACCGCCACGAGTTGGAGCAGCCCGATTGGGATAGGCCGTGGGTCACCTGGGACGCCCTCATGGAGTCCCTGGCAGCCCTGCGCCACGGCATGGCCAAGCCCACCCGCACTACCGAGCGCAACCGGGAGCGCACGGCTTACCACGAGTTCGCCGGCCACTTCCTCCCCCTGCGCTACTTCTGTGGGGAGTGGTATAGGCCGGTGGTCCTCTCCATCATGCCGCGGGGCGAGGCCCTGGGCATGGTGGCCCACGTGCCCATCGAAGAGCACGACCCCCAGCCCCAACATGTGCTGGAAGGGCTGCTGAGGGTGAGCGTAGGCTCCATCGTGGCCGAGCGCCTTTTCTTCAAGGACAACGACCCTGGCGTCTCCAAGGACCTGGAGAACGCCACCCGCATCGCCGCAGCCATGGTGGGGCTCTTCGGTATGGTGCCCCGCCGCTGCACGGCTGAGGAGTACCGGCGATACCAACGCATCGGCGAGTCCATCCTATCGGTGGCCAACAGCCATCCGCTGCTGCCAATGGACGGCCAAAGCTTCGTGGCGTCCACCCTGAGCTCCCCCCGCAAGCGGGAGCACGTATGTGTCCTGCTGGGGCAAGCATTCGTGGACGTCTACCGGCTGCTACGAAAGAACCGCCACCTGGTGCCGCCGGTGGTCCAGGAGCTGCTGCTCAAGGACGAACTGGTGGGACGCGACCTAGAGCGGCTCTGGGAGATGCAGGAGATCCGTCCTCTCCTCCCCGAGGACAAGGCCATCTGGCCCGAGGAGGAGGTGGCCCCCGAGAACCCCTTCTATCGCAACCCCGATGGCGCCCAGGCCTTGGGCATCACGTAA
- a CDS encoding PHB depolymerase family esterase — protein sequence MLRALALALVLGLVACRGGGPSLPSPPLPTLAAVRPSPGCSSPDASFYSRVGTSQVREVTVDGGARSYRVYVPSSASPQVPAPIVYNFHGLGSNALEQELYSGLVPLAETEGFVLVSPEGAGLVKGWHLPGLPGEDPERDLRFFDALHAHLLQSLCLDEDRVYAAGMSNGAFFASALACRRWRVVAAIAPVAGVFHPGEGCEGPVPVLAFHGTQDTIVPYGPGLIFNIIPYEGAEAYVERWAHTNGCQGSPRQERLGQEVVRLSYEGCKAATGLIVVEGGGHTWPGAVDVPRLGHTTHEVSAARLMWDFFAPRRSQGP from the coding sequence ATGCTCCGTGCACTGGCCTTGGCCCTGGTGCTAGGGCTTGTGGCCTGCCGAGGAGGAGGCCCATCCCTCCCCAGCCCCCCACTACCAACCCTGGCCGCGGTGCGTCCAAGCCCCGGATGCTCCTCACCTGATGCCAGCTTCTATAGCCGGGTAGGGACATCGCAGGTTCGGGAGGTAACGGTGGATGGGGGGGCGCGAAGCTATAGGGTATATGTCCCTTCATCTGCTTCCCCACAGGTGCCGGCGCCCATTGTCTACAACTTTCATGGCCTCGGGTCCAATGCCCTGGAGCAGGAGCTCTACTCCGGACTTGTGCCGTTGGCGGAAACGGAAGGGTTTGTGTTGGTGAGCCCCGAGGGCGCGGGCTTGGTAAAGGGGTGGCACCTACCGGGGCTGCCTGGGGAAGACCCGGAGCGAGACCTGCGGTTCTTCGACGCCCTTCACGCCCACCTGCTGCAGTCCCTCTGCCTGGACGAGGACCGTGTGTACGCCGCGGGGATGTCCAACGGCGCCTTCTTCGCCTCCGCCCTGGCCTGCCGAAGGTGGCGGGTGGTGGCGGCCATCGCCCCCGTCGCTGGCGTCTTCCACCCCGGCGAGGGGTGTGAAGGCCCGGTGCCCGTCTTGGCCTTCCACGGCACCCAGGACACCATCGTGCCCTATGGGCCTGGCCTCATATTCAACATCATCCCCTACGAGGGGGCAGAGGCGTATGTGGAGAGATGGGCCCACACCAACGGCTGTCAAGGCTCCCCACGCCAAGAGCGCCTGGGCCAAGAGGTAGTGCGCCTCTCCTATGAAGGGTGTAAGGCCGCCACCGGGCTGATAGTGGTGGAAGGAGGGGGCCACACCTGGCCTGGGGCGGTGGATGTGCCCCGCCTAGGCCACACCACCCATGAGGTCTCGGCCGCCCGCCTCATGTGGGACTTCTTCGCCCCGCGGCGGTCCCAGGGCCCTTGA
- a CDS encoding DUF4157 domain-containing protein, which translates to MIGVRISPREAEVLRPWFPGLDVAQVRVVVGGPVCWLVRAVLQKSAMTVGPFVFLGSRRRDPGDPDFLALLAHEIKHVEQFRRYGYVGFLLKYWWDLARHGFRYSQKLPLEAEAYELERRFRSWLAAKGPSSGGGWV; encoded by the coding sequence ATGATAGGTGTGAGGATATCGCCCAGGGAGGCGGAGGTGCTGCGGCCCTGGTTCCCGGGGCTGGACGTGGCGCAGGTGCGTGTGGTGGTGGGAGGGCCGGTGTGCTGGTTGGTGCGGGCTGTGCTACAAAAGAGCGCCATGACGGTGGGTCCCTTCGTCTTCCTGGGCTCGCGCCGGCGGGACCCTGGTGACCCGGACTTCTTGGCGCTTCTGGCCCACGAGATAAAGCATGTGGAGCAGTTCCGCCGCTATGGTTATGTGGGCTTCTTGCTCAAGTATTGGTGGGACCTGGCACGTCACGGGTTTCGTTATTCGCAAAAGCTTCCTCTAGAGGCGGAGGCCTATGAGCTGGAGCGCCGCTTCCGGAGCTGGCTGGCGGCAAAGGGCCCCTCTAGCGGCGGGGGATGGGTGTAA
- a CDS encoding PAS domain S-box protein: MSAQPFPIEELAQRIVEEMGDALIVADRQGMVRFWNQRAEEIFGYSAQEALGQSLDIIIPERFRQRHWDGYHRAMASGQTKYGRGELLAVPALRKDGSRISIELTIAMLKDRHGHVEAVVAVIRDVTRRWQEEKALRDRLAQLEARVRESA; encoded by the coding sequence ATGAGTGCCCAGCCCTTCCCCATAGAGGAGCTGGCTCAGCGCATCGTCGAGGAGATGGGGGACGCGCTCATAGTGGCCGACCGCCAGGGCATGGTGCGGTTCTGGAACCAACGCGCCGAGGAGATCTTCGGATATTCAGCCCAGGAGGCGTTAGGCCAGAGCCTGGACATCATCATCCCTGAGCGGTTCCGCCAGCGCCATTGGGATGGGTATCACCGGGCCATGGCCAGCGGACAGACGAAGTACGGACGAGGGGAACTCCTTGCGGTGCCCGCCCTGCGCAAGGACGGCTCCCGTATCTCCATCGAGTTGACCATCGCCATGCTTAAAGACCGTCATGGCCACGTGGAGGCTGTAGTCGCCGTCATACGCGACGTGACCCGCCGCTGGCAGGAGGAGAAGGCCCTGCGGGATAGACTTGCCCAGCTAGAGGCCCGCGTGCGGGAATCTGCCTAG
- a CDS encoding glycerophosphodiester phosphodiesterase: MNRRLRPLVIAHAGCAGHGPENTLLSIACALSLGVDAVEVDVRFTADGVPVLMHDETVDRTTDGHGPLAFLTWAQVRSLRIAGGERVPSLEEAARALKGHALLVAEVKVPGGEEAVARAIAATVGEEGAQVWSFHPRALLGMMQAAPRVPRVLLLDAQKAATWPRPLAVALGLGADGIAVQHEALGQRHVAEAHRYGLRVYAWTVDAPQDLERVLALGVDGIVSNYPEHAMALLGPSVGREGS, encoded by the coding sequence GTGAATAGGCGTCTGCGGCCCTTGGTGATAGCCCATGCTGGCTGTGCTGGCCACGGTCCTGAAAACACGCTTCTCAGCATCGCCTGCGCCCTATCCCTGGGCGTGGACGCCGTGGAGGTGGACGTGCGCTTCACGGCCGACGGCGTGCCGGTGCTTATGCACGACGAGACGGTGGACCGCACCACTGATGGCCACGGGCCCCTGGCCTTTCTTACGTGGGCCCAAGTGCGGTCCCTGCGCATCGCTGGCGGGGAGAGGGTGCCATCCCTGGAGGAGGCGGCACGGGCCTTAAAGGGCCACGCCCTCCTGGTGGCGGAGGTGAAGGTGCCCGGCGGCGAGGAGGCGGTGGCGAGGGCCATCGCTGCCACGGTGGGAGAGGAGGGGGCCCAGGTATGGAGCTTCCATCCCCGGGCCCTGTTGGGCATGATGCAGGCTGCTCCCCGCGTGCCGCGGGTCTTGCTGCTGGATGCCCAAAAGGCTGCCACCTGGCCCCGGCCCTTGGCGGTCGCCTTGGGCCTGGGAGCGGACGGCATCGCCGTCCAGCATGAGGCCTTGGGGCAGCGCCATGTGGCGGAGGCCCACCGATACGGCCTCCGGGTCTACGCTTGGACGGTGGACGCCCCGCAGGACCTGGAGCGCGTCTTGGCCCTGGGGGTGGACGGCATCGTCTCCAACTATCCAGAGCACGCCATGGCCCTATTAGGGCCGTCGGTGGGAAGGGAGGGATCATGA